Proteins from a single region of Chloroherpeton thalassium ATCC 35110:
- a CDS encoding lamin tail domain-containing protein produces the protein MKKLVSFFGVLLSCLLFSAALRAQSPGDLIITEFMADPAGTSDTDGEYVELYNTTSSDIDISGWAIKDTSSNNHTIDAANGLTIVPAGGFLVLGKSDSLYNHRDYEVTSSFSLGNTADQIVLENGSGEVICRIDYTDGDKFGSGVAHELNHVANHLSGVTNDSDYVAATDSLFGSDKGSPGAAGNTIITGSEASLSSEMEMRILATVGGYGDLHNIAGVSDSATDGFDPDFDMPEPAAPPQAHIQLYFLHPEWSHPSGENFTYDVRSASGLDSVAKSWAFEVSTNVTGSDIQLQFQEFDIPAGYGLRLIDKELDSLVNLRDTLIYEYTNDALRRFELAIGDLTPPSVALSYPSGGETFYHSDSISISWTATDASDLRSHVLYYATASDSGNFVFIDEVLGTSSSYEWAVPKYLLGQVQIKLVTTDSMFNQQEIVSDYFAIQGRYTFNAGWSLISAPYLPNDNSINSVIGNYTSNYYYIYDYDRSEGYIPFESMYNGKGYWLFTPDTITVSMDGELVVDSAVVPLALGWNMIGNALNEEVPSEKLYLKRDGNIYDFLAAADSGWVSASFYAFSAGDLGYTNPDTLAPWLGYWCAALDSNLALIFRASSKEESGSTPLNFAVATESGWQKTLYVKSGEDADMISVFGVHPNASDDFDARHDAPEPPATPSSKNAISLYFTHENWNSLLGSKYNKDIRSPLAVGETKTWQFSIAQEGDIQLAWDEISMDDYEFILRDLVDSSSIDMATKNSYRYVSGEALRSFEIAVTKLEAVEEKDAVPSQYELQQNYPNPFNPSTTIAFTMKKASQATLQIYDLLGRVVFRKQINAVQGLNAFQFNAAGLSSGVYFYQLRTDGFSDTKKMMLLK, from the coding sequence ATGAAAAAACTCGTTTCTTTCTTCGGTGTATTATTATCATGTTTACTTTTTTCTGCCGCTCTTCGCGCGCAATCGCCCGGTGATTTGATCATCACCGAATTTATGGCCGACCCCGCCGGCACAAGCGACACAGATGGCGAATATGTTGAGCTTTATAACACCACTTCCTCAGACATTGACATTTCCGGCTGGGCAATTAAAGATACCTCTTCAAACAATCACACCATCGATGCGGCTAACGGTCTTACGATTGTTCCAGCAGGTGGATTTTTAGTGTTAGGAAAAAGTGATTCGCTTTACAATCACCGCGATTATGAGGTGACGAGCAGTTTTTCTTTGGGAAATACAGCTGACCAAATCGTTTTGGAAAACGGCTCGGGCGAAGTAATTTGCCGAATTGATTACACGGATGGTGACAAGTTCGGATCAGGTGTTGCGCATGAACTGAATCATGTGGCAAACCATTTGAGCGGCGTCACGAACGACTCGGATTATGTGGCGGCAACTGATTCGCTATTTGGCTCGGATAAAGGATCGCCAGGAGCAGCGGGCAATACAATCATCACTGGCAGCGAAGCGTCGCTCAGCAGTGAAATGGAAATGCGTATTCTTGCAACGGTTGGCGGATATGGCGATTTGCATAACATCGCGGGCGTTTCCGACAGTGCCACCGACGGTTTTGATCCTGACTTTGATATGCCCGAGCCTGCCGCGCCGCCACAAGCGCATATTCAGCTTTACTTTTTACATCCAGAATGGTCACATCCTTCAGGAGAGAATTTTACCTATGATGTTCGCTCGGCGTCGGGTTTAGATTCCGTTGCCAAATCTTGGGCGTTTGAGGTCAGTACAAATGTCACGGGAAGCGACATTCAACTCCAATTTCAGGAGTTCGATATTCCTGCTGGCTATGGTCTTCGCTTGATTGATAAAGAGCTCGACAGCTTAGTAAACCTTCGCGACACATTAATCTATGAATACACAAATGATGCGCTGCGCCGGTTCGAGCTTGCCATCGGCGATTTAACGCCGCCGAGCGTTGCGTTGAGTTATCCATCTGGTGGCGAGACGTTTTATCACAGCGACTCAATTTCGATTTCATGGACGGCAACCGATGCCTCTGATTTACGATCGCATGTGCTTTACTACGCGACGGCGTCCGATAGTGGAAATTTTGTGTTCATTGACGAAGTGCTCGGCACCAGTTCAAGCTATGAATGGGCAGTTCCAAAATATCTGTTGGGGCAGGTGCAGATTAAACTCGTCACAACGGACTCCATGTTTAACCAGCAAGAAATCGTCAGTGATTATTTCGCCATTCAAGGTCGATATACTTTCAATGCGGGTTGGTCGCTTATCAGCGCGCCATATTTGCCGAATGATAATTCAATAAATTCTGTTATTGGAAATTACACCTCTAACTATTACTACATTTATGACTACGATCGCTCAGAAGGATATATTCCATTTGAAAGCATGTATAACGGAAAAGGATATTGGCTTTTTACGCCAGATACAATAACGGTGAGCATGGATGGCGAGCTGGTTGTGGATTCGGCGGTGGTGCCGCTTGCGCTGGGTTGGAACATGATTGGGAATGCCCTAAATGAAGAAGTGCCATCAGAAAAGCTTTATCTAAAACGCGACGGAAATATCTATGATTTTCTTGCGGCGGCAGATAGCGGATGGGTTTCCGCTTCCTTCTATGCGTTTTCGGCAGGCGACTTGGGTTATACCAATCCCGACACGTTAGCGCCTTGGCTGGGTTATTGGTGTGCTGCGTTGGATTCCAATTTGGCGCTCATTTTTAGAGCGTCTTCAAAGGAAGAAAGTGGTTCAACGCCGTTAAATTTTGCCGTAGCAACTGAATCAGGTTGGCAAAAAACTTTATATGTGAAATCTGGTGAGGATGCCGATATGATTTCAGTTTTTGGTGTGCATCCAAATGCTTCCGATGATTTTGACGCTCGCCACGATGCGCCCGAGCCCCCAGCAACGCCTTCCAGCAAAAATGCTATTTCGCTTTATTTCACGCACGAAAATTGGAATTCTCTTTTAGGCAGCAAGTATAATAAGGATATTCGCTCGCCGCTCGCCGTTGGGGAAACGAAAACCTGGCAATTTAGCATCGCGCAAGAAGGCGATATTCAGCTGGCTTGGGATGAGATAAGTATGGACGATTATGAATTTATCCTTCGCGATTTAGTGGATAGCAGTTCAATTGATATGGCCACCAAAAATAGTTATCGCTATGTTTCGGGCGAGGCGCTCAGGTCGTTTGAAATAGCGGTCACGAAACTTGAAGCGGTTGAAGAAAAGGACGCTGTGCCAAGTCAATATGAATTGCAGCAAAATTACCCCAATCCATTTAACCCGTCAACCACAATTGCTTTCACGATGAAAAAAGCTTCGCAGGCAACATTGCAAATTTATGACTTGTTAGGGCGCGTGGTGTTTAGAAAACAAATTAACGCGGTTCAAGGTTTAAACGCATTTCAGTTTAATGCGGCGGGACTTTCAAGTGGAGTGTATTTCTATCAGCTTCGAACAGACGGTTTTTCAGATACGAAAAAAATGATGCTTTTGAAATAA
- the trhA gene encoding PAQR family membrane homeostasis protein TrhA, whose product MLSSAQKSDTDFPLKSYTIGEEIANGITHGVGTVLSIIGLILLVRLANEFGDVWWMVSFCIYGGSMILLYLTSTLYHSIQNPKVKYFFRILDHANIYLLIAGTYTPLLLVSLGGAWGWTMLILIWLIAIAGMSLTSLFMKRFQKFSVATYIFMGWIGIFVLYKLPEFMPITGLFWIGAGGLFYTIGVIFYVWKKLPYHHAIWHVFVLGGSACHYIAIFNYLT is encoded by the coding sequence ATGCTATCCTCGGCTCAGAAATCCGACACGGATTTCCCGCTTAAATCTTACACTATTGGCGAGGAAATCGCCAACGGCATTACCCATGGCGTTGGCACAGTGCTTAGCATTATTGGCTTGATTTTGCTCGTCAGATTAGCCAATGAATTTGGCGATGTTTGGTGGATGGTTAGTTTTTGCATCTACGGCGGCAGCATGATCTTGCTCTATCTCACATCTACGCTCTATCACAGCATCCAAAATCCGAAGGTGAAATATTTCTTTCGCATTCTCGATCACGCCAATATCTACCTTTTGATTGCAGGAACTTACACGCCGTTGCTTTTGGTCAGCTTAGGCGGCGCTTGGGGCTGGACCATGCTAATTTTGATTTGGCTTATTGCCATTGCAGGTATGAGCCTAACGTCGCTTTTTATGAAGCGCTTTCAAAAATTTTCCGTCGCGACTTACATTTTTATGGGCTGGATTGGCATTTTCGTGCTTTATAAATTACCCGAATTTATGCCAATAACTGGACTTTTTTGGATTGGCGCAGGCGGCTTGTTTTATACAATTGGCGTGATTTTTTATGTCTGGAAAAAACTTCCCTATCATCACGCCATTTGGCATGTGTTCGTGTTAGGCGGAAGCGCGTGCCACTATATCGCTATTTTCAATTACTTGACTTGA
- the coaE gene encoding dephospho-CoA kinase (Dephospho-CoA kinase (CoaE) performs the final step in coenzyme A biosynthesis.) — MTLREAIHLVGVTGGIGCGKSEVCRILSSLGCKVFNADNVAKQIQEEDADVIAGMKKLFGDDIYHKNGTARLLPDRKKIAQIVFSDEKKLQALNNLIHPKVFAAFERAKESVCETEKKVLVKEAAILFEAGGTKGLDEIVVVAADFDVRLERLKQAGMEESQIRSRMQSQWSQEELIKRADFVIYNNSSLESLKAQTESVLEKILA; from the coding sequence ATGACATTACGAGAAGCGATACATTTGGTCGGCGTAACCGGCGGAATTGGTTGCGGAAAAAGTGAGGTTTGCAGAATTTTATCATCGTTAGGCTGCAAGGTGTTTAACGCCGATAACGTGGCCAAGCAGATTCAGGAAGAAGACGCGGACGTCATTGCCGGCATGAAAAAATTGTTTGGCGACGACATTTATCATAAAAACGGTACGGCAAGGCTTTTGCCAGATAGGAAGAAAATCGCGCAAATTGTTTTTTCAGATGAAAAAAAACTTCAAGCGCTCAACAATCTAATTCACCCAAAAGTGTTTGCTGCGTTTGAGCGCGCAAAAGAAAGCGTGTGCGAAACGGAAAAAAAAGTTTTGGTTAAGGAAGCGGCCATTTTGTTTGAAGCCGGCGGCACAAAAGGCCTGGATGAAATTGTGGTTGTGGCCGCCGATTTTGATGTGCGTCTCGAACGCTTAAAACAGGCCGGCATGGAAGAATCGCAAATTAGGTCGCGGATGCAAAGCCAGTGGTCGCAAGAAGAATTGATAAAACGAGCGGATTTTGTCATTTACAACAACAGCTCTCTGGAATCTTTGAAAGCGCAAACAGAAAGTGTTTTAGAGAAGATTTTGGCGTAA
- a CDS encoding PEGA domain-containing protein — protein sequence MKKILVLVVLLLLAVSTANAQLSVTSFKALPEDETAQIISPVFDMNGQKCALIKIVTSESNFAFEGGMLGITDVLKETGEYWVYVPQGSKKITIKHDKYGVLRNYIYPESIQSAAVYEMVLSTGSVSSSAGVLYEELKDDGVLLLVQTDPSDAAFYVDDTYIGKTAVQWKFKKQKYIYQLVKENYQSKVGVLDLTNIYENVTLQVELEPNFANIKVNTNPIDGAEVFLDGVNTGMITPCTLYEVSDGQHNLTIRHRYYKTVDMSITVEAGESQTVFVKMSPIFSQLMPINIMPMNHPIENRAYGNKEIRKVDKPNSDVKKTESKNPVKNDSHESRNVNPTTPAPQNPGGSGNNAPSNQRSGGGNMGGGARPGNGH from the coding sequence ATGAAAAAAATTCTTGTCCTGGTGGTTCTATTGTTATTGGCCGTTTCAACGGCGAATGCGCAACTCTCGGTTACGTCATTTAAAGCCTTGCCCGAAGATGAAACGGCGCAGATTATTTCTCCTGTCTTTGACATGAATGGACAGAAATGTGCGCTTATTAAAATTGTCACTTCGGAAAGTAATTTTGCCTTTGAAGGCGGAATGCTTGGCATTACGGATGTCTTGAAAGAAACGGGTGAATATTGGGTATATGTTCCGCAAGGGTCGAAAAAAATCACTATCAAGCACGATAAATACGGTGTCTTGAGAAATTACATATATCCAGAGTCTATTCAGAGCGCGGCTGTCTACGAGATGGTGCTTTCTACTGGGAGCGTGTCAAGTTCAGCAGGGGTGTTGTATGAGGAATTAAAAGATGATGGCGTGTTGCTGCTGGTTCAAACTGACCCGTCGGATGCGGCATTTTATGTTGACGATACCTACATTGGAAAAACTGCAGTTCAGTGGAAATTCAAGAAGCAGAAATACATATATCAACTTGTCAAGGAAAATTATCAGTCTAAAGTTGGGGTGCTTGATCTGACAAATATCTATGAAAATGTGACCTTACAAGTAGAGTTAGAGCCAAACTTTGCAAATATAAAAGTAAATACAAATCCGATCGATGGCGCAGAGGTGTTTTTGGATGGCGTCAATACGGGAATGATCACTCCATGTACTTTATATGAAGTGTCTGATGGTCAGCACAACCTAACGATTCGGCATAGATATTACAAAACAGTGGACATGAGCATAACGGTTGAGGCGGGGGAGTCGCAAACGGTATTCGTAAAGATGTCTCCCATTTTCAGTCAACTAATGCCTATAAATATAATGCCAATGAATCATCCCATTGAGAATCGGGCGTATGGAAATAAAGAGATTCGTAAAGTGGACAAGCCAAATAGCGATGTAAAGAAAACCGAGTCAAAGAATCCTGTCAAAAACGATTCGCATGAGTCGCGAAATGTGAATCCGACAACGCCAGCACCTCAAAATCCAGGTGGAAGCGGAAATAATGCGCCTTCAAATCAGAGAAGCGGTGGTGGAAATATGGGTGGCGGCGCGCGACCAGGAAACGGTCATTAA
- a CDS encoding superoxide dismutase, with protein sequence MAYEQPKLPYELNALEPHISANTLEFHYGKHHAAYVTKYNGFVKDTPYDKMPLEDVIKATAGDASKAGIFNNGAQAWNHSFYWNCLSPNGGGAPTGKIADKINEDCGSYENFVAAFKDAAATQFGSGWAWLVLDGGKLKITKTLNAANPMTEGQTTLLTLDVWEHAYYLDYQNRRPDYIQTFLEKLVNWDFVNQNLEAAM encoded by the coding sequence ATGGCATACGAACAACCGAAACTCCCGTATGAGCTAAACGCTCTTGAACCACACATCTCTGCTAACACGCTTGAATTTCATTATGGCAAACACCATGCGGCTTATGTGACCAAGTACAACGGCTTTGTAAAAGACACGCCGTACGACAAGATGCCGCTTGAAGATGTGATTAAAGCAACGGCTGGCGATGCCTCAAAAGCCGGAATCTTTAACAACGGCGCCCAAGCATGGAATCACAGTTTTTACTGGAATTGCCTATCACCTAACGGCGGCGGCGCACCAACGGGAAAAATTGCCGACAAAATTAACGAGGATTGCGGTAGCTATGAAAATTTTGTAGCCGCATTTAAAGATGCTGCCGCCACACAGTTTGGAAGCGGCTGGGCTTGGCTTGTTTTGGATGGTGGAAAATTAAAAATCACCAAAACGCTCAACGCCGCAAACCCCATGACTGAAGGACAAACCACACTTTTAACTCTTGATGTTTGGGAACACGCTTATTATTTGGATTATCAAAATCGACGTCCTGACTATATTCAAACTTTCCTTGAGAAACTCGTTAATTGGGATTTTGTCAATCAAAATCTTGAAGCTGCGATGTAA